The Methylorubrum populi genome contains a region encoding:
- a CDS encoding 16S rRNA (uracil(1498)-N(3))-methyltransferase has translation MAAYDFTAPRLFVEADLAEGRVLPLERAQANYLLTVLRRAEGEPVLLFNGRDGEWRAEIVPQGRKSADLSVVARTRPQPAPPDLHYLFAPLKTGRLDYMAQKAVEMGAGRLQPVFTRFTQGERIKSDRLRANAIEAAEQCGILSVPAIGEPDRLPACLDALEADRLLVFCDEDAPATDPVAALRAAADSGRPPPLAVLVGPEGGFHEEERALIAGRPNTVALSLGPRILRADTAAVAVLALVQAVLGDAR, from the coding sequence ATGGCCGCTTACGACTTCACCGCCCCGCGCCTCTTCGTCGAAGCGGATCTGGCGGAGGGGCGCGTCCTGCCGCTGGAGCGGGCCCAGGCGAACTACCTGCTCACCGTGCTGCGCCGTGCGGAGGGCGAGCCGGTGCTGCTGTTCAACGGGCGCGACGGCGAGTGGCGCGCCGAGATCGTGCCGCAGGGCCGCAAGAGCGCCGACCTGAGCGTCGTGGCGCGGACCCGGCCGCAGCCGGCCCCGCCCGACCTGCACTACCTGTTCGCGCCGCTGAAGACGGGCCGCCTCGACTACATGGCGCAGAAGGCGGTGGAGATGGGCGCCGGCCGGCTCCAGCCGGTCTTCACCCGCTTCACCCAGGGCGAGCGGATCAAGTCCGACCGCCTTCGGGCCAACGCGATCGAGGCGGCCGAGCAGTGCGGCATCCTTTCCGTGCCTGCGATCGGCGAGCCGGACCGGCTGCCCGCCTGCCTCGACGCGCTCGAAGCCGACCGCCTTCTCGTCTTCTGCGACGAGGACGCGCCCGCGACCGATCCGGTCGCCGCCCTGCGCGCCGCCGCCGATTCGGGAAGGCCCCCGCCGCTCGCGGTGCTGGTCGGCCCCGAGGGCGGGTTCCACGAGGAAGAGCGCGCGCTGATCGCCGGCCGGCCCAACACCGTCGCCCTGTCGCTCGGCCCCCGCATCCTGCGGGCGGACACCGCGGCGGTCGCGGTGCTGGCGCTCGTCCAGGCGGTGCTCGGCGACGCACGATGA
- a CDS encoding asparaginase, with protein MNLPRLLLLSLGGTITMTRSAAGGIVPTLTAADLAATVPGLDAVAAIETLSPLRRPSAGLTLDDLIGVARTITERLAGDLDGAVVIQGTDTIEETAFVLDSLLGGGKPVVVTGAMRGPESAGADGPGNLLAAAAVAGSAAARGLGVLAVLNDEIHAARLVQKAHTTLPSAFRSALSGPLGLVVEGEARIVLRPGRAPRVDGPLSDTAAPVALLRMGIGDDGRLLAALPDLGFRGAVIEGMGAGHVPESLADTVSTLVERMPVVLASRTETGPVFSRTYGYPGGEIDLLRRGVLSAGLLSGLKARLLLQLLLRADVPRDAYGRFFADP; from the coding sequence ATGAACCTCCCCCGCCTCCTCCTCCTGTCTCTCGGCGGGACGATCACCATGACCCGCAGCGCCGCGGGCGGGATCGTGCCGACGCTCACGGCGGCCGACCTCGCCGCGACGGTCCCGGGGCTCGACGCGGTGGCGGCGATCGAGACGCTCTCGCCCCTGCGGCGGCCGAGCGCCGGGCTCACCCTCGACGACCTGATCGGGGTGGCGCGCACGATCACCGAGCGCCTCGCGGGCGATCTCGACGGGGCCGTGGTGATCCAGGGCACCGACACGATCGAGGAGACCGCCTTCGTGCTCGACAGCCTCTTGGGCGGCGGCAAGCCCGTCGTCGTGACGGGCGCGATGCGGGGTCCGGAAAGCGCCGGGGCCGACGGGCCCGGCAACCTGCTCGCCGCCGCCGCCGTCGCGGGAAGCGCGGCGGCGCGGGGCCTGGGCGTGCTCGCCGTCCTCAACGACGAGATCCACGCCGCCCGCCTCGTCCAGAAGGCGCACACCACCCTGCCCTCGGCCTTCCGCTCGGCGCTCTCCGGCCCGCTCGGCCTCGTGGTCGAGGGCGAGGCGCGCATCGTCCTGCGCCCCGGCCGCGCGCCCCGCGTCGACGGCCCCCTGTCGGATACGGCGGCGCCGGTGGCGCTCCTGAGGATGGGCATCGGCGACGACGGCCGGCTGCTCGCCGCCCTGCCCGATCTCGGCTTCCGCGGCGCCGTGATCGAGGGCATGGGCGCGGGCCACGTGCCGGAGTCGCTGGCGGACACCGTCTCCACCCTGGTCGAGCGGATGCCGGTGGTGCTCGCCTCGCGCACCGAGACCGGCCCGGTGTTCTCGCGCACATACGGGTATCCGGGCGGCGAGATCGATCTGCTGCGCCGCGGCGTGCTCTCGGCCGGCCTCCTCTCCGGCCTGAAGGCGCGGCTGCTGCTCCAGCTTCTCCTTCGGGCGGACGTTCCGCGCGACGCCTACGGCCGCTTCTTCGCGGACCCGTGA
- a CDS encoding glutamate--cysteine ligase, with protein MARDTSDTTPLTTRDELIAWFAAGEKPRERFAIGTEHEKIPFYRADHAPVPYEGERGIRALLENLARETGWEPILDAGTIIGLANNEGGGAISIEPGGQFELSGAPLPDIHATVAELDEHLAAAKRAAEPLGIGFLDLGMSPKWTREATPQMPKSRYRIMRGYMPKVGKLGLDMMLRTATVQVNVDFASEADMVRKMRVSLALQPIATALFANSPFTDGRPNGFLSRRSEIWRDTDADRTGMLAFAFDEGFGYEAYVDWLLDVPMYFVKRGETYHDVAGASFRDLMEGRLAPLPGERATVSDWANHASTVFPEVRLKRFLEMRGADVGGRAMIAAQSAFWVGLLYDETALSAAWDLVRGWAPCERESMRAAVPRLGLNASIGGRSLGAVAAEALAIARSGLQARARRDGAGRDEALYLQPLEAIVAAGRSHAEERLADYEGAWEKSIEPAFSACTF; from the coding sequence ATGGCGCGCGACACGTCCGACACCACCCCGCTCACCACGCGGGACGAACTGATCGCGTGGTTCGCCGCGGGCGAGAAGCCGCGCGAGCGCTTCGCCATCGGCACCGAGCACGAGAAGATCCCGTTCTATCGGGCCGACCACGCCCCCGTGCCCTACGAGGGCGAGCGCGGCATCCGGGCCCTTCTCGAAAACCTCGCCCGCGAGACCGGCTGGGAGCCGATCCTCGATGCCGGCACCATCATCGGGCTCGCCAACAACGAGGGCGGCGGCGCGATCTCGATCGAGCCGGGCGGGCAGTTCGAGCTCTCCGGCGCGCCGCTGCCCGATATCCATGCGACGGTGGCCGAACTCGACGAGCACCTCGCCGCGGCCAAGCGCGCCGCCGAGCCGCTCGGCATCGGCTTCCTCGACCTCGGCATGAGTCCGAAATGGACCCGCGAGGCCACGCCGCAGATGCCGAAGAGCCGCTACCGCATCATGCGCGGCTACATGCCCAAGGTGGGCAAGCTCGGCCTCGACATGATGCTGCGCACCGCCACCGTGCAGGTGAACGTCGATTTCGCCTCCGAGGCCGACATGGTGCGCAAGATGCGCGTCAGCCTCGCGCTCCAGCCGATCGCCACGGCGCTGTTCGCCAACTCTCCCTTCACCGACGGGCGCCCGAACGGCTTCCTGTCGCGCCGCTCCGAGATCTGGCGCGACACGGACGCCGACCGCACCGGCATGCTCGCCTTCGCCTTCGACGAGGGGTTCGGCTACGAAGCTTACGTCGACTGGCTGCTCGACGTGCCGATGTACTTCGTCAAGCGCGGCGAGACCTATCACGACGTGGCCGGCGCCTCGTTCCGCGACCTGATGGAAGGGCGCCTCGCCCCATTGCCGGGCGAGCGGGCGACCGTTTCGGACTGGGCCAACCACGCCTCCACCGTCTTCCCCGAAGTGCGCCTCAAGCGCTTCCTCGAAATGCGCGGCGCCGATGTCGGCGGGCGGGCGATGATCGCGGCGCAATCGGCGTTCTGGGTCGGGCTGCTCTACGACGAGACGGCGTTGTCCGCCGCCTGGGATCTCGTGCGCGGCTGGGCGCCCTGCGAGCGCGAATCGATGCGCGCCGCGGTGCCGCGGCTCGGCCTCAATGCCAGCATCGGCGGGCGCAGCCTCGGCGCGGTCGCGGCGGAAGCCCTGGCCATCGCCCGCTCCGGCCTCCAGGCCCGGGCGCGCCGGGACGGGGCGGGCCGCGACGAGGCCCTGTATCTCCAGCCGCTGGAAGCGATCGTCGCCGCCGGGCGCAGCCATGCCGAGGAGCGGCTGGCCGATTACGAGGGCGCCTGGGAGAAGTCGATCGAGCCGGCTTTTTCCGCCTGCACGTTCTGA
- a CDS encoding sulfurtransferase TusA family protein, which yields MPDSPDAAPVEIDLELDLSGLKCPLPALRTRKALRALPPGGRVAVTCTDPLAGIDIPNLVREEGAALEAQERLGSASRFLIRRGGAIAPERS from the coding sequence ATGCCCGATTCCCCGGATGCCGCCCCGGTCGAGATCGACCTCGAACTCGATCTCAGCGGCCTCAAATGCCCCCTTCCGGCGCTGCGCACCCGCAAGGCCCTGCGCGCCCTCCCGCCCGGGGGACGCGTCGCCGTGACCTGCACCGACCCGCTCGCCGGGATCGACATCCCCAACCTCGTCCGCGAGGAGGGCGCCGCGCTGGAGGCGCAGGAGCGGCTCGGGTCAGCCTCGCGCTTCCTGATCCGCCGCGGCGGCGCCATCGCGCCCGAGCGATCCTGA
- a CDS encoding NUDIX hydrolase: protein MPPEIRGTRTVHDGWASFLVAEVTTPEGAAVTREIEDHGEAVCVLPYDPERRVALLIRQFRAAPFFTAGVTDLLEVPAGLLDEADPEAGVRREAFEETGLRLSRLEPVSTVWSMPGVSTERMHLFLAPYAQADREGPGGGLAEEHEAITVAEMPLATLAAMSEAGEIVDMKTLVLLLTLRLRRPDLFA, encoded by the coding sequence ATGCCCCCCGAGATCCGCGGCACCCGCACCGTCCACGATGGCTGGGCGAGCTTCCTCGTCGCCGAGGTGACGACCCCGGAGGGCGCCGCGGTCACCCGCGAGATCGAGGATCACGGCGAGGCGGTCTGCGTGCTGCCCTACGATCCCGAGCGCAGGGTCGCCCTGCTGATCCGCCAGTTCCGCGCCGCGCCCTTCTTCACCGCCGGCGTCACCGACCTGCTCGAAGTGCCCGCGGGCCTGCTCGACGAGGCCGACCCGGAGGCCGGCGTGCGCCGCGAGGCCTTCGAGGAGACGGGCCTGCGCCTGTCGCGCCTGGAGCCCGTCTCGACGGTGTGGAGCATGCCGGGCGTCTCGACCGAGCGGATGCACCTGTTCCTCGCCCCCTACGCGCAAGCCGACCGGGAGGGGCCGGGCGGGGGCCTCGCCGAGGAGCACGAGGCGATCACGGTGGCGGAGATGCCGCTCGCCACCCTCGCGGCGATGAGCGAGGCCGGCGAGATCGTCGACATGAAGACGCTGGTGCTGCTGCTCACCCTGCGCCTGCGCCGCCCGGACCTGTTCGCCTGA
- a CDS encoding outer membrane beta-barrel protein codes for MIRHAMLPALTGLLLASGAGAADLPRRAAPPPPPVLPVFTWTGFYVGANAGYGFRGGSSSYTDATYGTVTESGGRGGFVGGGQIGYNYQLTPGSGWVLGAEADFQGTGFGRRGDGTIGSTPYYGVTPSLDWFGTVRGRVGYAFDRWLVYGTGGFAYGGGSKSPYASAYPYTLPDTTRLGYAAGAGVEYALTDHISVKVEGLYVDLGKSGTGTTVYDATVPAYYGTGRSESGFGVVRGGLNYRF; via the coding sequence ATGATCCGTCACGCGATGCTGCCGGCCCTGACCGGACTCCTTCTCGCGAGCGGGGCCGGCGCCGCCGACCTGCCGCGCCGGGCGGCACCCCCGCCGCCGCCCGTCCTGCCGGTCTTCACCTGGACCGGCTTCTATGTCGGCGCCAATGCCGGCTACGGTTTCCGCGGCGGCTCGTCGAGCTACACGGACGCCACCTACGGCACCGTCACGGAGAGCGGCGGGCGGGGCGGCTTCGTCGGCGGCGGCCAGATCGGCTACAACTACCAGCTCACGCCGGGTTCCGGCTGGGTGCTCGGCGCCGAGGCGGACTTCCAGGGCACCGGCTTCGGCCGCCGCGGCGACGGCACCATCGGCTCCACGCCCTATTACGGCGTCACTCCGAGCCTCGACTGGTTCGGCACCGTGCGCGGCCGGGTCGGCTACGCCTTCGACCGCTGGCTCGTCTACGGCACCGGCGGCTTCGCCTACGGCGGCGGCAGCAAGTCGCCCTACGCCTCGGCCTATCCTTACACCCTGCCGGACACGACCCGGCTCGGCTACGCCGCCGGGGCGGGCGTCGAATACGCTCTGACCGACCATATCTCGGTGAAGGTCGAGGGTCTCTACGTCGATCTCGGCAAAAGCGGCACCGGCACCACCGTCTACGATGCGACGGTACCGGCCTATTACGGCACCGGCCGATCGGAATCAGGCTTCGGTGTCGTTCGCGGCGGGTTGAACTATAGGTTCTGA
- a CDS encoding DUF6502 family protein — protein sequence MSEPTEPAPSPDGAALHAPVARLLRPLVRLLVQRGITFPALTNLLRELYVNVAEYDFALPGKEQTDSRVSLLTGIHRKEVRRLRGAGAPVSQVPAMVSRTSRIIARWVAAPDFTDRQGRPLPLPRSAEDDAPSFESLVAGVTKDVRPRAVLDEWLDRGLAVLDPEGRVRLLEAAYLPKGGAEPQLYYFGRNLHDHIAAAAENVAGPSPRFFERAVHYDGLSDVLAARLEERAREIAMGALREANAEAHAACEGDAGGRHRWNFGIYVYRAEVPARGPASESTASSASDEEGRAS from the coding sequence ATGTCCGAGCCGACCGAACCCGCTCCGTCCCCGGACGGCGCCGCCCTGCACGCGCCGGTGGCACGCCTGCTGCGGCCGCTCGTGCGCCTTCTGGTCCAGCGCGGCATCACCTTCCCGGCCCTGACGAACCTGCTGCGCGAGCTCTACGTGAACGTCGCCGAGTACGACTTCGCCCTGCCCGGCAAGGAGCAGACCGACAGCCGGGTCAGCCTGCTCACCGGCATCCACCGCAAGGAGGTGCGCCGCCTGCGCGGGGCCGGCGCGCCGGTGAGCCAAGTGCCCGCCATGGTCTCGCGCACGAGCCGGATCATCGCCCGCTGGGTCGCCGCGCCGGACTTCACCGATCGCCAGGGCCGGCCGCTGCCGCTGCCGCGCTCGGCCGAGGACGACGCCCCCTCCTTCGAGAGCCTCGTGGCGGGCGTGACCAAGGACGTGCGCCCCCGCGCCGTGCTCGACGAGTGGCTCGACCGGGGGCTCGCCGTGCTCGATCCCGAGGGCCGGGTGCGCCTGCTCGAGGCGGCCTACCTGCCCAAGGGCGGGGCGGAGCCGCAACTCTACTATTTCGGGCGCAACCTGCACGACCACATCGCGGCGGCGGCGGAGAACGTCGCCGGCCCCTCCCCCCGTTTCTTCGAGCGCGCGGTGCATTACGACGGGCTCTCCGACGTGCTCGCCGCGCGGTTGGAGGAACGAGCCCGGGAGATCGCGATGGGGGCCCTTCGGGAGGCCAATGCCGAGGCGCACGCGGCCTGCGAGGGCGACGCGGGCGGGCGCCACCGCTGGAACTTCGGCATCTACGTCTACCGCGCGGAGGTGCCCGCCCGCGGTCCCGCTTCGGAATCCACGGCCTCGTCCGCCTCGGACGAGGAGGGCCGCGCGTCTTGA